Proteins encoded together in one Marinobacter sp. Arc7-DN-1 window:
- a CDS encoding glycosyltransferase, whose amino-acid sequence MTVIVAEEMASANLPDIIIHLQPEKYPCVEFLICSGNDDTLLNDMPDSQNVRIIRAQSDSRIPMLWRDGIRAAQADKVALTTAHCVPSQTWIKQLLAYPLEGDQVAVGGAIENVENDTTIGRVIYLLRYVRYTRSRPGGRADDLAADNALYRKADILAHEDLLEIGFWEPSFHERFLAEGKHMTFDNDLVVVHRNCYSTRQFIHQRFSHGIEFGMARAKVMNAPKRLMMIALSPLIPVVFTRKIMATARRDKQFNLGLNRDMFWLLVFVLAWSIGETVGYAKKQETQS is encoded by the coding sequence TTGACAGTCATCGTCGCCGAAGAAATGGCCTCGGCCAACCTTCCGGATATTATTATCCACTTACAACCAGAGAAATACCCCTGCGTTGAATTTCTGATCTGTAGTGGAAATGACGACACTTTGCTTAACGACATGCCGGACAGTCAAAATGTCCGTATCATTCGCGCCCAATCCGATAGCAGGATCCCAATGTTATGGCGCGACGGCATTCGTGCGGCCCAGGCAGACAAAGTCGCACTGACCACCGCACATTGTGTTCCTTCGCAAACCTGGATCAAACAGTTGCTTGCTTACCCATTGGAAGGGGATCAGGTCGCCGTTGGTGGCGCAATTGAGAATGTCGAAAACGATACCACGATCGGACGGGTGATTTACCTGTTGCGGTATGTACGCTACACGAGATCAAGACCAGGCGGTCGCGCAGACGATCTGGCAGCCGACAATGCACTTTACCGCAAAGCCGATATACTGGCCCATGAAGACTTGTTGGAAATCGGTTTTTGGGAGCCATCATTTCATGAGCGCTTTTTGGCCGAGGGCAAGCACATGACATTTGATAACGACCTGGTTGTTGTCCATAGGAATTGCTACAGCACAAGGCAATTTATACACCAGCGTTTTAGCCACGGCATTGAATTTGGCATGGCGAGGGCGAAAGTCATGAACGCTCCCAAGCGGTTGATGATGATTGCCCTCTCTCCTTTGATCCCGGTGGTGTTTACCCGGAAAATAATGGCCACCGCCCGCCGTGATAAACAGTTTAACCTGGGTTTGAATCGCGACATGTTCTGGCTGCTGGTGTTTGTATTGGCCTGGTCAATTGGTGAAACCGTCGGCTATGCTAAGAAACAGGAGACTCAATCGTAA